The following are from one region of the Takifugu rubripes chromosome 12, fTakRub1.2, whole genome shotgun sequence genome:
- the stm gene encoding protein starmaker isoform X2: MFPRCVLFLLVTFAVASFAAPVPDENTGQTAGEAEPEDSTVPALMDGDAGDGSDSTDGGGSDEIGDDSNNGDDEAVTEGQEDSSPEDVSEADEAPLGEAAVDSESQSEEEIGEDVDEEPDLEESDETVQALSDSDQDINSSEQVEEQNSEDQAEDDSLLDSPLEDKELEEVKEPKSLEEEEEEGEEEEEEVEEEVAEAEEPKDNDSSSSKSLEEEETAEAEEPKSLEEEEGEEVEEEVEEEVAEAEEPKDNDSSSSKSLEEGEEGEAESEEPKDNDSSSSKSLEEGEEGEEEVPDDEEITEEVPDDPESMDTDEEGSDGNSIQSDSNNTEEEESIIEDSPQNEDPDDQSPGATDSTEGFPGDSSDQPANKE; this comes from the exons ATGTTCCCACG gTGTGTTTTGTTCCTGCTCGTCACCTTCGCTGTAGCTTCCTTCGCGGCTCCTGTCCCCG ATGAAAATACAG GACAAACTGCCGGGGAGGCTGAGCCAG AAGACTCTACAGTCCCAGCActgatggatggtgatgcagGAGATGGCAGCGACAGCACCGATGGTGGGGGCAGCGATGAAATAGGGGACGATTCCAACAATGGCGATGACGAAGCAG TCACTGAAGGTCAGGAGGATTCTTCACCTGAGGATGTGTCTGAGGCGGATGAGGCTCCTCTGGGTGAAGCTGCTGTGGACTCTGAGAGCCAGAGTGAGGAGGAGATTGGGGAAGATGTGGACGAGGAACCTGACCTTGAAGAATCAGATGAGACAGTTCAGGCCCTCTCTGACAGTGACCAGGACATAAACTCTTCGGAGCAAGTTGAAGAACAAAACAGTGAGGACCAGGCAGAAGATGACAGTCTTCTTGACAGTCCTTTGGAAGAcaaggagctggaagaggtcAAAGAACCCAAGTctttagaggaggaggaggaggagggggaggaggaggaagaggaagtggaggaggaggtggcagaggCCGAAGAACCCAAAGataatgacagcagcagcagcaagtctttggaggaggaggagacagcagaggcCGAAGAACCCAAGTctttagaggaggaggagggggaggaggtggaagaggaagtggaggaggaggtggcagaggCCGAAGAACCCAAAGataatgacagcagcagcagcaagtctttggaggagggggaggagggggaggcagagagTGAAGAACCCAAAGATAAtgacagcagtagcagcaagtctttggaggagggggaggagggggaggaggaggtgccagaCGATGAAGAAATCACTGAAGAGGTCCCTGACGACCCAGAAAGCATGGACACAGATGAGGAAGGCAGTGATGGGAACAGCATCCAGTCTGACTCCAACaacacagaagaggaagagtcaATAATAGAGGACAGCCCACAAAATGAAGATCCAGACGACCAGAGTCCAGGAGCGACTGACTCCACTGAAG gattTCCTGGGGACTCAAGCGACCAGCCGGCGAACAAGGAGTGA
- the stm gene encoding protein starmaker isoform X3 produces MFPRCVLFLLVTFAVASFAAPVPDENTDDRVKNLLQFINGQTAGEAEPEDSTVPALMDGDAGDGSDSTDGGGSDEIGDDSNNGDDEAVTEGQEDSSPEDVSEADEAPLGEAAVDSESQSEEEIGEDVDEEPDLEESDETVQALSDSDQDINSSEQVEEQNSEDQAEDDSLLDSPLEDKELEEVKEPKSLEEEEEEGEEVEEEVEEEVAEAEEPKDNDSSSSKSLEEGEEGEAESEEPKDNDSSSSKSLEEGEEGEEEVPDDEEITEEVPDDPESMDTDEEGSDGNSIQSDSNNTEEEESIIEDSPQNEDPDDQSPGATDSTEGFPGDSSDQPANKE; encoded by the exons ATGTTCCCACG gTGTGTTTTGTTCCTGCTCGTCACCTTCGCTGTAGCTTCCTTCGCGGCTCCTGTCCCCG ATGAAAATACAG ATGACAGAGTAAAAAATCTGCTGCAGTTCATCaatg GACAAACTGCCGGGGAGGCTGAGCCAG AAGACTCTACAGTCCCAGCActgatggatggtgatgcagGAGATGGCAGCGACAGCACCGATGGTGGGGGCAGCGATGAAATAGGGGACGATTCCAACAATGGCGATGACGAAGCAG TCACTGAAGGTCAGGAGGATTCTTCACCTGAGGATGTGTCTGAGGCGGATGAGGCTCCTCTGGGTGAAGCTGCTGTGGACTCTGAGAGCCAGAGTGAGGAGGAGATTGGGGAAGATGTGGACGAGGAACCTGACCTTGAAGAATCAGATGAGACAGTTCAGGCCCTCTCTGACAGTGACCAGGACATAAACTCTTCGGAGCAAGTTGAAGAACAAAACAGTGAGGACCAGGCAGAAGATGACAGTCTTCTTGACAGTCCTTTGGAAGAcaaggagctggaagaggtcAAAGAACCCAAGTctttagaggaggag gaggaggagggggaggaggtggaagaggaagtggaggaggaggtggcagaggCCGAAGAACCCAAAGataatgacagcagcagcagcaagtctttggaggagggggaggagggggaggcagagagTGAAGAACCCAAAGATAAtgacagcagtagcagcaagtctttggaggagggggaggagggggaggaggaggtgccagaCGATGAAGAAATCACTGAAGAGGTCCCTGACGACCCAGAAAGCATGGACACAGATGAGGAAGGCAGTGATGGGAACAGCATCCAGTCTGACTCCAACaacacagaagaggaagagtcaATAATAGAGGACAGCCCACAAAATGAAGATCCAGACGACCAGAGTCCAGGAGCGACTGACTCCACTGAAG gattTCCTGGGGACTCAAGCGACCAGCCGGCGAACAAGGAGTGA
- the stm gene encoding protein starmaker isoform X1 gives MFPRCVLFLLVTFAVASFAAPVPDENTDDRVKNLLQFINGQTAGEAEPEDSTVPALMDGDAGDGSDSTDGGGSDEIGDDSNNGDDEAVTEGQEDSSPEDVSEADEAPLGEAAVDSESQSEEEIGEDVDEEPDLEESDETVQALSDSDQDINSSEQVEEQNSEDQAEDDSLLDSPLEDKELEEVKEPKSLEEEEEEGEEEEEEVEEEVAEAEEPKDNDSSSSKSLEEEETAEAEEPKSLEEEEGEEVEEEVEEEVAEAEEPKDNDSSSSKSLEEGEEGEAESEEPKDNDSSSSKSLEEGEEGEEEVPDDEEITEEVPDDPESMDTDEEGSDGNSIQSDSNNTEEEESIIEDSPQNEDPDDQSPGATDSTEGFPGDSSDQPANKE, from the exons ATGTTCCCACG gTGTGTTTTGTTCCTGCTCGTCACCTTCGCTGTAGCTTCCTTCGCGGCTCCTGTCCCCG ATGAAAATACAG ATGACAGAGTAAAAAATCTGCTGCAGTTCATCaatg GACAAACTGCCGGGGAGGCTGAGCCAG AAGACTCTACAGTCCCAGCActgatggatggtgatgcagGAGATGGCAGCGACAGCACCGATGGTGGGGGCAGCGATGAAATAGGGGACGATTCCAACAATGGCGATGACGAAGCAG TCACTGAAGGTCAGGAGGATTCTTCACCTGAGGATGTGTCTGAGGCGGATGAGGCTCCTCTGGGTGAAGCTGCTGTGGACTCTGAGAGCCAGAGTGAGGAGGAGATTGGGGAAGATGTGGACGAGGAACCTGACCTTGAAGAATCAGATGAGACAGTTCAGGCCCTCTCTGACAGTGACCAGGACATAAACTCTTCGGAGCAAGTTGAAGAACAAAACAGTGAGGACCAGGCAGAAGATGACAGTCTTCTTGACAGTCCTTTGGAAGAcaaggagctggaagaggtcAAAGAACCCAAGTctttagaggaggaggaggaggagggggaggaggaggaagaggaagtggaggaggaggtggcagaggCCGAAGAACCCAAAGataatgacagcagcagcagcaagtctttggaggaggaggagacagcagaggcCGAAGAACCCAAGTctttagaggaggaggagggggaggaggtggaagaggaagtggaggaggaggtggcagaggCCGAAGAACCCAAAGataatgacagcagcagcagcaagtctttggaggagggggaggagggggaggcagagagTGAAGAACCCAAAGATAAtgacagcagtagcagcaagtctttggaggagggggaggagggggaggaggaggtgccagaCGATGAAGAAATCACTGAAGAGGTCCCTGACGACCCAGAAAGCATGGACACAGATGAGGAAGGCAGTGATGGGAACAGCATCCAGTCTGACTCCAACaacacagaagaggaagagtcaATAATAGAGGACAGCCCACAAAATGAAGATCCAGACGACCAGAGTCCAGGAGCGACTGACTCCACTGAAG gattTCCTGGGGACTCAAGCGACCAGCCGGCGAACAAGGAGTGA